GCGCCAACCCCAGGGGCGTCCGCTGGGCCTACACCGGCGCCGGCAGCGGCAGGCCGCCCCGGAGCGGCGCCGCGAGCCCCCGCTGGAACaacgccggtggcggcggcggcggctccaaGGAGTCCAGCCCCGGTCGCGGGCAGCCCGTGCCGCCCGCCGACTGGTGGTTCGAGGACGTGTCCGTTCTCCGGATCGACCACTTCGTGCGCGTCGTCACCGCCATCAAGGTCAAAGGTAACAAATTTATTAGATTTGACTCAGATTTTTTTACTTGGGAACAGATTTATCTTTGAGTTCTGAACCATTTTGTGCCGGCGGAGCTACAGGCATGCGGTTCGACCTCATCGGCGCGGCGATCACCCACTACGCGTCGAAATGGCTGCCGGGGCTCACCAAGGACGCCGTCCCCCACGCCGGCGGTGGCGTCGACGAGCAGTGGGCGCAGGTCTCCGCGGCCGGCGGGCTCCACATGATCATCGCCGGCCCGGGCGGCAAGGACGACGTGGCCACCAGCGCGCCGGCGCGCGAGCAGCGCATGGTGGTGGAGAGCCTCATCAGCATCATCCCGCCGCAGCGGGACAGCGTCTCCTGCggcttcctcctccgcctgctccgcctcgCCATCATGCTCAAGGCCGCCCCGGCCCTCGTCACGGAGCTGGAGAAGCGGGTGGGCATGCAGCTCGAGCAGGCGGCGCTGCCCGACCTCCTCATCCCCTCCGTCGGCCGCGCCGACACCGCCTACGACGTCGACCTCGTGCAGCGGCTCGTCGAGCACTTCCTGGTGCAGGAGCAGACGGAGCAGGTGTCGTCGTACAGCCCGGGGCGCGGGGAGGCGCACGCGCAGCCGGAGAGGGAGTACTACGGCTCCGCCGCGGGCGCGAGGATGCCCCCGGCCaacgcagcggcggcggcggcggcgtcgtcgtcgtcggggCTGGGGCTGAACGCCAAGGCGCGCGTGGCCCGGCTGCTGGACAGCTACCTCTCCGAGGTGTCCCGCGACCGCAACCTCTCCCTGACCAAGTTCCAGGTGCTGGCCGAGTCGCTCCCGGAGTCGGCGCGCGCCTGCGACGACGGGCTGTACCGCGCCGTGGACTCGTACCTGAAGGCGCACCCGGCGCTGACGGAGCACGAGCGGAAGCGGCTGTGCCGGGTGATGGACTGCCAGAAGCTGTCGTTCGACGCGTGCATGCACGCGGCGCAGAACGAGCGGCTGCCGCTGCGGGTGGTGGTGCAGGTGCTCTTCTCGGAGCAGGTGAAGATCAGCAACGCGCTGGCGGGGTCGTCGGCGCTCAAGGCGGCGCCGGACGGGGGGGCGCCGACGCGGCGGCAGCTGCTGGACGCCACGCCGCAGTCGTTCCAGGAGGGCTGGGCGGCGGCCAAGAAGGACATCAACACGCTCAAGTTCGAGCTGGAGAGCATGAAGGCCAAGtacctggagctgcagcacgacATGGACGCGCTGCAGAAGCAGGTGACGCAGTCGCCGGCGGGCGAGCACGGCGGCAAGGCCGGCGGCAAggcgcagcagcagcaggggcCCTCGGCGTGGAGCAACGGGTGGAAGAAGCTGGGGAGGCTGGCCAAGATGACGGGCGCCGAGGCGGCGGGGCCCGGCGGCGGGCACGGGCACGCGGGGGCGGGGGCGCAGGGCGAGGCGGCCAGGAAGGCGCAGAGGAGGTGGAGGAACTCCATCTCGTGATGGATCAATCGATCGACCTCCCTTCCTGGTGAGCAGCGATAGATGCAGTCagtcatgcttgattaattactGTAGGATAAGCGAGATGTTGTCCATGGAGTTTTGCTTGTGATGATTTCCATCTGTGCAGACTGCGTGTTGGCTTGGCACTTTGATTTGCTTGTGTGCAGTTGCAGTTGCAGCAATTGGTTTGTTTGAATGTTTTGAATCTGGCGGGAATCTGTTGTAGCATTACCCACCGTGGACATGACTGCTAGTCAACAAGGTCGATCGCAAAAAAAGTGGAGTACTCCCTTATGAACAgtatttttttaaaataaaacaatTCTGGTTTTTTATGCTGATTttacttgggggggggggggggtggatatATTATAAGACTCATTTGAGTGGGCCGACATATGTGGGGTCCTGAAGATGGGGACCCACATCCTCTTCTCCTGCACAACAGCAAAGTTTTTATGGATTTTTATCCGTGATGCTCTAGGGCCTGTTTGGAAGGCCCCGAAACTGGTTGGGTTTATTCAGGCCAGGGCCAACCAGACACACGTAGGAGGAGACACGACCATGAAACTAGGACTGATGATGGACGCGATGCATGATGCTGCTTGCCGTCTTTCCTCGCAGCAGGCACCCTGAGACTGTGGCCACTTGGTGATCTTTTTTTCCTCTATTTCTTTTGTGTCTTTCTTGGTTGTGTTTGTGCTGATGCTCCCTTATGAACATTAAAAAAACAATTCTGATTCTTTCATAAATATTGATGAATATTTCAACTATGTGCAAATTGTTGATGAAATGAAATTTGTGTAGGTCAGGTAAAAAAATGGGATGCTCCAAAAAAACTAATGTTGAGAGCACTTTGGAGCAtcggttttatttattttccccGGATTTCCACGAGTGTCATTTCATGACAAAAATTTGCAGGCAGCCTAAACATCCATCAATATTTATAAAAAGAAATCAGATTTTGTTTGAACTTTTTTACTATTCATTCGGATTTTACAGTTCATATGACTATATGAGCTCGGGATTTCGGGCTTTGTTTCTCTTTCCACGGAGGGATGGAGATCCATGCGTGCTCACATGCCATGGATGGGCATATCCACTGAGCTGGATTACATGGCCCCGTCATCTCCCTTACCTGGCCACGATGTGACACCACCGGAAACACTGTGCCTAGTACGTACACATCGCTCCGTCTAAACCCTACAGCTACAGGGCAAGCAAGTGACAGCGATTTCAAACTCATTGCTCCTGCCCTGCGACTACTAGTACCATCTCCAGATCTCCTGCTTGTTGGTGCCACTTGcctgttttgaaacacaactGTTGATTGGACATGTTTGTTGTAATTTCTTTTCTATGTAGTGATAGCTAGAATAGCTTGTAAAAACattttatattatgggacggaggtaATATTGCATTTCGAAATAAAAGGGTATATCTAGGGGCTGTTTGGATGGTGACTATCTTTGCCCTATATTGCCATATTatttttgccacacttgccttACTTGAGTTGTTTAAATTATTatccacactttggcttgcctaagagaatcttgccacactttttgtgtctatgacatgtggggttcactgctcaTTAAAAAAATCCATGCCTTAGGTGTGGCTAGAACCAAACACCCGCTTaacttggtcaaacttgcctaaggTTAGGTGTGGTAAGGTGTGGCTAGGAACCAAACAGCCCCCTAGGGATGAAAGCTCCACAGGAATGTGTAATCATCTTTACCCTTACCCATGTGTTACTTGTCTAGTGACGCTGATTCTCCCTACCATTCATTCTACTAGGAGTTGGGGCGCACCTCTGGGCTAGGCGTGCTCTACATTGTGTTGTGGCTAAGGTTTGGTTCAGTTGACGGCGCAGGTTCCAACAATTGTTGTTGCTACTATGGCATTTTTACAATTATATTCGCTTCCATGATTTTTTTTTTAGTTCTCCCCTTTGTTCGTTGGTACCGGCATCTAGATTATGTGCCAATAATTCCAGAACGACACAAGGAGTATGTTG
The sequence above is a segment of the Aegilops tauschii subsp. strangulata cultivar AL8/78 chromosome 6, Aet v6.0, whole genome shotgun sequence genome. Coding sequences within it:
- the LOC109767078 gene encoding coleoptile phototropism protein 1, producing MWESESDAGERGLVPVHGVGGSDRHDGLKSDGFVRRDHSWYVNSDIPSDLLVKVGDVSFHLHKYPMISRSGKMGRVIYESTTGAASAAALDPDTAVAELDDLPGGADSFELAARFCYGMAVDLTASNISGLRCAAEYLEMTEDLEEGNLIFKTEAFLSYVVLSSWRDSIVVLKSCEGLSPWAENLQIVRRCSESIAWKACANPRGVRWAYTGAGSGRPPRSGAASPRWNNAGGGGGGSKESSPGRGQPVPPADWWFEDVSVLRIDHFVRVVTAIKVKGMRFDLIGAAITHYASKWLPGLTKDAVPHAGGGVDEQWAQVSAAGGLHMIIAGPGGKDDVATSAPAREQRMVVESLISIIPPQRDSVSCGFLLRLLRLAIMLKAAPALVTELEKRVGMQLEQAALPDLLIPSVGRADTAYDVDLVQRLVEHFLVQEQTEQVSSYSPGRGEAHAQPEREYYGSAAGARMPPANAAAAAAASSSSGLGLNAKARVARLLDSYLSEVSRDRNLSLTKFQVLAESLPESARACDDGLYRAVDSYLKAHPALTEHERKRLCRVMDCQKLSFDACMHAAQNERLPLRVVVQVLFSEQVKISNALAGSSALKAAPDGGAPTRRQLLDATPQSFQEGWAAAKKDINTLKFELESMKAKYLELQHDMDALQKQVTQSPAGEHGGKAGGKAQQQQGPSAWSNGWKKLGRLAKMTGAEAAGPGGGHGHAGAGAQGEAARKAQRRWRNSIS